Part of the Prochlorococcus sp. MIT 0603 genome is shown below.
CCTCACATTCCAAATCTTCTACCTGGCCACCTACCAAGCCTGGGGCACCAGCAACCAAAGAAAGTTCTCCAACAACTTTCAATAATCTTTCTACTGGAACATTGGTAGTTCTTAAGGAAACCATCTCAAATGCCCTTGTTAAAAGAGCATCTCCAGCAAGTATTGCTATAGCATCTCCATAAATTTTGTGATTAGTTGGTCTTCCTCTTCGGAGATCATCATTATCCATAGAAGGTAGATCATCGTGTATTAATGACATCGTATGAATCATCTCTAATGCGACTGCAGTAGGCATAGCTTTACTAGAATCTTCTCCAGTCAATTCACATGCAGCCAAGCAAAGTATTGGTCTAAGTCTTTTGCCACCAGCTAATAAGGAATAACGCATTGCTTCCCTTAACTGTCTGGGCCTCTCAGGACCCAAAGATGAATCCAAAGCCTCCTCAACTTGATCTCTAGCTTTCGCGAGATAAGCGGTGAAGTCAAAAGGAGAAATGACTGCTTCCGCCATAAATGAAAAATGATTAATTAGATTCTCTCAGGATTAATGCTTTAAAAGAGCAAATCACTAAGGGTAGATGACAAACCGCAATGGTATTGCCATTGATTAACAGTATTTACTAAAAGCATTGAAACTGTCATTGGTCCTACACCTCCTGGAACAGGCGTAAAAGCTTTTACTTTAGATTTAATTTCGTTAACTTTAATATCACCGCAAAGTTTAAATTTTGATTCTAATGGATTCTCGGATTCTATAGGAATCCTATGAATTCCAACATCAATAACAACTGAGCCAGGAGAAACATGCTCAGCTCCAATTAATTGCGGCTTTCCAGTTGCCACAACTAATACATCAGCTTCTTTAGTCAATTTAGCTAAATTAACAGTTCTAGAATGAGCAACAGTAACAGTTGCATTAGCAGCTTGTAGCATTAATGCCATTGGCTTCCCTACAAGAATACTCCTACCAATAACAACCACTCTTTTTCCCTCTAAAAGAATATTATTTTGTCGAAGAAGTGCCATTATACCAGCTGGAGTACATGATCTAGGACCTTTTTCTCCTTTAATTAATCTACCTAAATTCAAAGTATTAAGTCCATCAACATCCTTTTCAGGGTTTATAGCTTTCAATAAAGGTGCTTCATCAATCCCTTTAGGTAAGGGTAATTGCAATAAAATGCCATCTATATTTTTATCCTCATTCAAGATGTTGATTTTTTGAAGAATTTCTTCAGTAGAGCTATTGCCTGAGAAATGAAACACAAAACTGACTAAACCTATCCTCTTGCACGCCTTTTCTTTATTAGATACATAAACTGCACTTGCTGGGTCGTCACCAACTCGAATAACTGCCAAGCCTGGAGGCCTCCCAGTTTTAGGAGTTAATTGATTAATTTCATGCTTAAGCCTAAGCTCTAATTCTCCAGCGAGTTTTTTACCATCAAGAATATTTGCCATAAGAACAAATTAAATTAAATACAACATGCTGCCAACAGATAGCTAACTTTAGATGGGTCTTACAAATCCTGTGCAAAAAATTCCTAGTTTGAAAAGCATTTGGAGAAATTGGTTTGTTAGCCAGTCACCAAGCAGGTCTCTTAGACAATGGTCTTTAGGAGAAAAGTCTTTAATAGTAATTTTAGCTGTATTAATAGCAATTGTTTCGTCATACAAACTATTAGCTGTTCCTGACTTGAAACCTGGAGACTTATCAACTTTTGAAGCCAGAGCCCCTAAAAACGCAAATGTAATTGATAGCGCTGCCTTAATTCAAAAAAAATCTGATCTTCTTCCAAGTACTTCGGTACAAGTAATAGACAAGAAAGCTTCCGGCAAAATAAAGGACCAAATCATTATTCAACTTAACGACTTAGAGCTATTAGCCAAAACAAATGATTCAGACCGAATAGGTCCAATAAACCTAACCTCTCAAGAGAGACTATGGCTTAGCAATCAGTCAAGAAAAAGATGGAATGTCTGGACCAAAGAAATAATCAGCGTTTCTGAAAAAATGCTTAGCCAAGGTTTAGTAAAGACCTTGGCATTAGACCAATTGAAAGAATCAGCATTTATACAATTGTCAAACTTTGAAGATAGCAGTCCTGCAAAGAGTATTGGAAGCAAATTAATTTCAAATACATTACAAGGAAAAAGCAATCTCAAACATGACCCTGGTAGAAGTCAACAATTACTTGAAGAATTGATTACAAAACAGGGCATCCCAACAATTGAAGTAAAAAAAGGTGATCTAATCACCAAGAAAGGTGAGGCTATTACACAAAAGAAGTATGACGTTCTTGATCACTTTGGTCTGATAAGAAGAAGGCCTCGACCAACTGAATGGTTTTGGACCTTTAGTGAGGCTCTAGTGAGTTGCTTCATATTGGTAATGATCATGAGAAAAGAAAAGCCTTTTCTTAAATCCAAACATGCATTATTAGCACTTGGTTTATTACTTACCGCACAACTCGCAAAGGATTGGTTTGGTGCTGCCATTAGTCCTCTTCAAATACTGGTTCCACCAACTCTTCTACTCTCCCAAGGGATTGGTCCGTTAAGTGCTTTAGGCTGGATGTCTATTACAAGTCTCTTATGGCCTGTCCCTGTAAGTGGCATTGGGGAGGGAAGATTAGTGGTCGCTGCAATTACAGCCTCATTAGTTGCATTTCAAGGTGTTCAAATGAGAAACAGGGCGCAATTACTCCAAATAGCCGTATTACTACCATTTAGCGCACTCTTACTTGAATGGTTCTTATTAAAAACCCAAATAGCTCCTTCAAATAGCGCATGGGGGAAACTTGCTCCAAATTCCGAAACTCTGATAACTGAAGTATTGGTTCTTGGCGCAATGCTTATGATCACAATCTTACTTTTACCACTTCTGGAAAATGCTTTTGGGTTATTAACTAGAGCTCGTTTACTTGAACTAGCAGATCAAGAGAGACCATTGCTAAGAAGGCTCTCAAGGGAAGCGCCTGGAACATTTGAACATACATTAATGATATGTAGCTTGGCTGAAGAAGGAGCTAGAAGCATTGGAGCAGACGTAGATCTTATCAAGACAGGAGGTCTATATCATGATATTGGAAAACTTCATGCCCCAAAATGGTTTATAGAGAATCAAGGCGACGAAAAAAACCCTCACGATGAACTTGACAATCCATACTTAAGTGCAGATATTTTGCAGGCGCATGTTGATGAAGGCTTAAAACTTGCGAAGAAGCATAACCTCCCAAGCCCTATAGCTGATTTCATACCAGAACATCAAGGCACATTAAAAATGGGATTTTTTCTTCACAAAGCGCGTGAAGCAGATTCTTATGTTAAAGAAGCTCGTTTCAGATATAAAGGTCCAAGACCAAGATCAAAAGAAACGGCAATCCTAATGCTTGCAGATGGCTGCGAAGCATCATTGAGATCATTAGGTCCCAAATCCAATGAATTAGAAGCAACTTTAACTATTAGAAAGATTATTAAATCACGAACATTAGATGGTCAACTTTCTAATAGTGATCTTTCAAAAGCAGAGATTGAATTAATTGTTTATGCATTTATAAATGTATGGAAAAGGATGCGGCATAGAAGAATAAAATATCCTATTAGTAATAAAAAACCATTCCTAGTTTCCTAAATATATTGAGATTTTAGAGCCTTATGTTTTTTCTATGAACAGGTAAAACCCAATAAATCAATGCAAATAAATTAAGCAGGGCTATCAAAAGGGAGATTCCAGTTAAACCAAAAAAGCCATCTACTAATAACAATCGAACAATTCCATAAGGCAATGCTCCAGCAAGAACCATAGAAGTAGCAATTATAGACATTATTACTCCCCATTTTCTTTGGGCCAAAAGGCCTGCAGAAGCAACAATCCCAACTATCGCTGCTGGCCAAGCAAGACTAATAGCAATAGTTATATTTGCCACTTGGAAAGGTGGGCCAGACGCAACAACATAAGCTATTAAAGGAAGGGCTACAATGTTTGCAAATAGTCCTACCCAAGAAAGAATCCAGTAATCTCGATAACCTATTCTCATAAGAATTAAAATAGAGAATAATAACAATTAAAATAGCTATAAAATTCTCACTAGGAGATAATCAAGTCAAAGTTGAAACTATATTTTTATACATAAGAAAGACTATCTAACTTAATCTATAAAAGCATATTTACTGAGTGATTTTAAATAATCTACTATTTAAGAATATTTTATGGTTCTCCAGGAACCATTAGAAGTCATCACTTCAATTCCAATTTTGCTATCGGAGTTTCTACTATCATCAAAGTT
Proteins encoded:
- the crtE gene encoding geranylgeranyl diphosphate synthase CrtE, translated to MAEAVISPFDFTAYLAKARDQVEEALDSSLGPERPRQLREAMRYSLLAGGKRLRPILCLAACELTGEDSSKAMPTAVALEMIHTMSLIHDDLPSMDNDDLRRGRPTNHKIYGDAIAILAGDALLTRAFEMVSLRTTNVPVERLLKVVGELSLVAGAPGLVGGQVEDLECEGKEVDLETLEFIHIHKTGALLRASVVCGALIGGAEEELLQALSTYANGIGLAFQIVDDILDVTASSDVLGKTAGKDLIADKTTYPKLLGLDESRKRAKELITKAKDVMQPWEQKARPLLALADYIIDRDR
- the folD gene encoding bifunctional methylenetetrahydrofolate dehydrogenase/methenyltetrahydrofolate cyclohydrolase FolD; translation: MANILDGKKLAGELELRLKHEINQLTPKTGRPPGLAVIRVGDDPASAVYVSNKEKACKRIGLVSFVFHFSGNSSTEEILQKINILNEDKNIDGILLQLPLPKGIDEAPLLKAINPEKDVDGLNTLNLGRLIKGEKGPRSCTPAGIMALLRQNNILLEGKRVVVIGRSILVGKPMALMLQAANATVTVAHSRTVNLAKLTKEADVLVVATGKPQLIGAEHVSPGSVVIDVGIHRIPIESENPLESKFKLCGDIKVNEIKSKVKAFTPVPGGVGPMTVSMLLVNTVNQWQYHCGLSSTLSDLLF
- a CDS encoding HDIG domain-containing metalloprotein gives rise to the protein MGLTNPVQKIPSLKSIWRNWFVSQSPSRSLRQWSLGEKSLIVILAVLIAIVSSYKLLAVPDLKPGDLSTFEARAPKNANVIDSAALIQKKSDLLPSTSVQVIDKKASGKIKDQIIIQLNDLELLAKTNDSDRIGPINLTSQERLWLSNQSRKRWNVWTKEIISVSEKMLSQGLVKTLALDQLKESAFIQLSNFEDSSPAKSIGSKLISNTLQGKSNLKHDPGRSQQLLEELITKQGIPTIEVKKGDLITKKGEAITQKKYDVLDHFGLIRRRPRPTEWFWTFSEALVSCFILVMIMRKEKPFLKSKHALLALGLLLTAQLAKDWFGAAISPLQILVPPTLLLSQGIGPLSALGWMSITSLLWPVPVSGIGEGRLVVAAITASLVAFQGVQMRNRAQLLQIAVLLPFSALLLEWFLLKTQIAPSNSAWGKLAPNSETLITEVLVLGAMLMITILLLPLLENAFGLLTRARLLELADQERPLLRRLSREAPGTFEHTLMICSLAEEGARSIGADVDLIKTGGLYHDIGKLHAPKWFIENQGDEKNPHDELDNPYLSADILQAHVDEGLKLAKKHNLPSPIADFIPEHQGTLKMGFFLHKAREADSYVKEARFRYKGPRPRSKETAILMLADGCEASLRSLGPKSNELEATLTIRKIIKSRTLDGQLSNSDLSKAEIELIVYAFINVWKRMRHRRIKYPISNKKPFLVS